The Sesamum indicum cultivar Zhongzhi No. 13 unplaced genomic scaffold, S_indicum_v1.0 scaffold00404, whole genome shotgun sequence genome window below encodes:
- the LOC110011465 gene encoding uncharacterized protein LOC110011465, producing the protein MSVHDKTAAEWFDDKPPTLWSRPHFKTDIKCDVLMNNCCETFNSNILEAREKPNVTTLGWIREYIMRRLQENRDKAELKWTGVICPRILKIVEKNIEKSADCIPIEADSSHYQLTCFYGSQHSVDLDKRSCSCRKWDLNDIPCKHACSAILCKGDDPIKYVNECYSVASYKNVYKTAIMLMKREPDDIVSKQKKNGKGKQQNRLKKVQKTVKWSKCVEEKHNARRCPLKNLQEDTQVTDTFNQVIQEIKEKEAHARKKRMARLNI; encoded by the exons ATGTCAGTACATGATAAAACTGCTGCAGAATGGTTTGATGATAAACCCCCTACACTGTGGAGTAGACCACACTTCAAAACTGATATTAAGTGTGAtgttttaatgaataattgttGTGAAACATTTAACTCGAACATTTTGGAGGCTAGGGAGAAGCCTAATGTCACTACGCTTGGATGGATCAGAGAGTATATAATGAGAAGATTGCAGGAGAATAGGGATAAGGCAGAACTGAAATGGACTGGTGTTATATGTCCTAGGATTCTGAAAAttgttgagaaaaatattgaaaagtcCGCAGATTGCATTCCCATAGAGGCTGATTCATCACATTATCAATTAACCTGTTTTTATGGTTCACAACATTCAGTTGATTTGGACAAGAGAAGCTGTTCTTGCAGGAAATGGGATTTGAATGACATTCCATGTAAACATGCTTGTAGTGCCATATTGTGTAAAGGTGATGATCCTATTAAGTATGTGAATGAGTGCTATAGTGTGGCATCTTATAAGAATGTTTATAAGACTGCAATTATGCTTATG AAGAGGGAACCTGATGATATAGTGTCAAAGCAGAAGAAAAATGGTAAAGGGAAACAACAGAACAGGTTGAAAAAAGTGCAGAAGACTGTCAAGTGGAGCAAATGCGTTGAGGAGAAACATAATGCCCGAAGATGTCCATTGAAGAACCTGCAAGAAGATACACAAGTTACTGACACATTTAATCAAGTGATacaagaaatcaaagaaaaagaggctcatgcaagaaagaaaagaatggcGAGACTGAATATCTAA